The proteins below come from a single Zea mays cultivar B73 chromosome 8, Zm-B73-REFERENCE-NAM-5.0, whole genome shotgun sequence genomic window:
- the LOC100278021 gene encoding uncharacterized protein LOC100278021 encodes MEILESTLLGEFIGFIKGNWSAHSRVDQRRRRLRQLVSKVRMVVDAAEGNAGAAVRDESFSAWLQVLRSEALRGQEVLDAAGRAAAVASSARRFLAGFRALFVCSDEVDRLTEAVEELERLAGPGGDLDMFVRVLSLDAARTAATQEDMDVDGRPAPGARHRREGSGCAGSVAALLPSPGAKRKRACGGGSTSRGEDDAVQPPKRRPLVWMRSHRWPPSGFGRVSSAPREPPPAAFPRSRRAQTVALAMSRIRRRIGKPTTTRHRREPSLGQHFSRITL; translated from the coding sequence ATGGAGATCCTCGAATCGACCCTGTTGGGCGAGTTCATCGGCTTCATCAAGGGGAACTGGTCAGCGCACTCGCGGGTTGACCAGCGCCGGCGCCGCCTGCGCCAGCTGGTCTCGAAGGTGCGCATGGTGGTGGACGCCGCCGAGGGCAATGCGGGGGCGGCCGTGCGGGACGAGTCGTTCTCGGCCTGGCTGCAGGTGCTCCGATCCGAGGCGCTGCGGGGGCAGGAGGTGCTCGACGCCGCGGGCCGCGCCGCGGCCGTCGCGAGCTCCGCCCGCCGCTTCCTCGCGGGCTTCAGGGCGCTCTTCGTCTGCAGCGACGAGGTGGACCGCCTCACGGAGGCCGTCGAGGAGCTCGAGCGCCTGGCGGGGCCCGGCGGCGACCTCGACATGTTCGTCAGGGTCCTCAGCCTGGACGCCGCCCGGACCGCCGCCACGCAGGAGGACATGGACGTCGACGGGCGCCCGGCACCCGGCGCTCGCCACCGACGGGAGGGGAGCGGGTGCGCGGGCTCCGTCGCGgccctcctcccctcgcccggCGCCAAGAGGAAGCGCGCGTGCGGCGGCGGCTCGACGTCGCGTGGCGAGGACGACGCGGTGCAGCCGCCGAAGCGGCGGCCCCTGGTGTGGATGCGGTCGCACCGGTGGCCCCCGTCCGGCTTCGGCAGGGTCTCTTCCGCACCTCGTGAGCCGCCGCCGGCGGCGTTCCCTCGCTCGCGTCGCGCCCAGACGGTGGCATTGGCGATGTCTAGGATCCGACGCCGCATCGGAAAGCCAACGACGACGAGGCACCGCcgggagcccagcctcgggcagcatTTCTCGCGGATTACGTTGTAG